GTTCATGGCCGCAGATAACAGCATTCATGTCCGCGTCGGTGGTCAACTCCAGGCTCATCTGCAACAGCAGATTGGCGAGAATGGCCTTTATGAAAACGCCAGCGAATATATCCGTGCCCTGATCCGCCGCGATCTGCAGACGCGCAACGAAGCGTGGGACTGGCTGAAAAGGCAGCTTGAGCCGGGTCTGAGGGCCGAGGAGAGCGAATTCCGGGCCGTATCGGCCCAGGATGTTGTTCGGCGCAATCAAGGCCGACGCCTCTAAGCGTGGCAGGGTACCTGTTCTACCCGCCAGCGGACGCAGCGCAGGACCACATCTGGAGCGATACCGTTGAGAAATGGGGCGAAGCCCAGGCCATTCGCTATATCGCGGACTTGCATCAGCACTTGCAAACCCTTTCCGAAGTACCTGCCCTCTGGCGAAAGCTTCCAGGCAATCTGGCAATTCCGGCCGATTTGAAGATGGACGCCTATTTCAGTCACTACGGACGTCACTACGTGTTCTTTCGCAAGCTTTCCGGCGACCGGATCGGCGTCATAAGCATCCTGCATGATCGGATGGACGTGCCTGTACGCTTGGCCGAGGATCTGCGGACCTTGGAAGCGCGATCGGGAGACAGCTAGATCAGGATGAGGTTTCGTTGAATCGTCATCCTGATCTAACTCCTTTTCTGGAGCATGATCTTTTCCGAAAACCGGTTCCCACTTTTCGGAATGATGCTTTGGTTCTCCGGATTTCCGCCTCAATGACCCGACATCACGGTTGATGCGGGTGCTTCCAACATGGTTGATGGTTCGTTAACGAAGCGGTGGATAGACTCGAGGCCTGATGTCTGAAGGCTGGAATTCGAGAACGCGCGCCTGGCGCAGCCGCTGCGGCTTGACACTTGTCGCCGCGCTGGTTGCGTTCGGGCCGGCCATGGCCGCGGAAAACACGCTCGACGTCGCGCCGGATCCCGACCAGAGCCGAGCCGAATACGAGCAGGTTTCCAGGGAAATCACCTTGTCGTCGGAGCGGCTGGCCAAGCTTGCCGCCGACGTCGCGACGGTCAAGAAGGACCATGCCTCGATCAGCGCGGCGCTCATCCAATCGGCCATGACCGAGCAGAAGCTCGGCCAGGACATCGAGGATATCGGCGCCAAGCTCGAAGGGCTGAAGACCGAGGAAGAGAAGCTGCACGCCTCGTTGGTGGCGCGCCGCGACGTGCTTGCCGAAGTGCTTGGCGCGCTGCAGCGCATGGGGCTCAACCCGCCGCCGGCGATCCTGGTCAAGCCGGAGGACGCGCTGTCGTCGGTGCGCAGCGCCATCCTGCTCGGCGCCGTGGTGCCGGAACTGCGCCAGCAGACCGACAGGCTGATGGCCGACCTCAAGGAGCAGACCCGGGTGACGGCGTCGATCGAGGCCGAGCGGGCGCGGCTCACCGCCGCGGTCACCGAACAGACGGCGGAAAAGAAGAGGCTCACCATGCTGCTCGAGGCCAAGCAGAAGCTGCAGGCCGATACCGAAGCGGCTTTGACCGCCGAGCAGCAGCGCTCGCAGCAGCTGGCGGCCAGGGCCAGCAGCCTCAAGGACCTCATCGCCTCGCTCGAGGCCGACAAGGCGCGAAAGGCGGCAGACCAGGCCAAGGCGGGCGAGCAGAAATCGGCAGATGGCGACACGACGGCGTCCACGACCGAGCCCGCCGATCCGCCGGTGCCGGAGGGCAACCGCTTGACCGCTTCCGCCCCGTTCGCGGCGCTGCAGGGCCAGATCGCGCTGCCGGTCATCGGCAAGATCAAACGGCGCTTCGGGACCGACGACGGCAACGGCGCAATGATGCAGGGCGACATGGTTGCGACACAATCGGGAGCCATCGTCACCGCGCCGGCGGATGGAAACGTGCTTTATGCGGGGCCGTTTCGCTCCTATGGTCAACTCTTGATCCTCAATGCGGGCGATGGGTATCATGTCGTCCTGGCGGGGATGAGCAGAATCAGCGTCGCGACCGGACAGTCGGTGCTCGCAGGAGAGCCGATCGGCGCGATGGGAGAGGCCCGGGTGGCAAGCACCTCGGCCTCGCAGAATGGAAATGCGACGCCGGAGCTCTATGTGGAGTTCCGCAAGGATGGAAAACCCGTCGATCCGAACCCTTGGTGGGCGGAGCGATTTTCTGGAAGGACGTGAAATGATGCGGAAATTGTCGCTTCTGTTTGCCGGCGCGCTGATGGGCGCATCGGCAATGAGCCTGGTCTACGGCGCACCCGGCTCGGCGGCGAACGCTGCGGGCTCCGAAACCTACAAGCAGCTGGCGATCTTCGGCGACATCTTCGAGCGCGTGCGCGCGCAATATGTAACGCCGCCGGATGACAAGTCGCTGGTCGAGAACGCCATCAACGGCATGCTTGCCTCGCTCGACCCGCACTCCTCCTACATGAATGCGGAGCAGGCGCAGGATATGCGCGTGCAGACCAAGGGCGAGTTCGGCGGCCTCGGCATCGAGGTCACGATGGAGAACGATCTCGTCAAGGTGATCACGCCGATCGACGACACGCCGGCCGCCAAGGCGGGCGTGCTTGCCGGCGACTACATCGCCAAGATCGACGGCGAGGAGGTGCGCGGCCTGACCCTCAACGACGCCGTCGAGAAAATGCGCGGCCCGGTCAACACGCCGATCAAGCTCACGATCCTGCGCCAGGGTGCGGACAAGCCGATCGAGCTGACGGTGGTGCGCGACATCATCAAGGTCAAGGCGGTGAAGTACCGGGTCGAGAACGACGTCGGCTACATGAAGATCACCTCCTTCACCGAGAAGACCTATGACGATCTCGAGAACGCCATCGAGAACATCAAGAAGCAGGTGCCGAACGACAAGCTGAAGGGCTATGTGCTCGACCTGCGCCTCAATCCGGGCGGCCTGCTCGACCAGGCGGTGAGCGTGTCGGATGCCTTCCTGAAGCGCGGCGAGATCGTTTCGACCCGCGGGCGCGACCCGAAGGACGTCACCCGCTTCGACGCCAAGCCGAAGCAGAACGACGACATCAACGGCAAGCCGCTGATCGTGCTGGTCAATGGCGGCTCGGCGAGCGCGTCCGAGATCGTCGCCGGCGCGCTGCAGGATCTGCGCCGCGCCACCGTCGTCGGCACTCAGTCCTTCGGCAAGGGCTCGGTGCAGACCATCATCCCGCTCGGCGAGAACGGCGCGCTGAGGCTCACCACGGCGCTCTATTACACGCCGTCCGGCAAGTCGATCCAGGGCAAGGGCATCACGCCGGACGTCAAGGTCGAGCAGCCGCTGCCGCCGGACCTGCAGGGCAGGGATCTGACCCGCGGCGAATCGGACCTCAAGGGCCACATCAAGGGCGCCGACGAGAGCGCCACCGGCTCGGGTTCGGCCGCCTATGTGCCGCCGGAACCGAAGGACGACCTGCAGCTGATCTATGCCGAGCAGCTGCTGCGCGGCCAAAAGACCGATCCGTCGTTCCCGCCGAACCCGGACAGGGCCGTTTTGAACCAGTAAAGGCGTGTCGGCCGGGGCAAGCCTCTGGCCGACCGACCGAAGCGATGCAATGCTGCCGGGACCCGCGAGGTTCCGGCAGTTTGATTCGGGGACAAGTCGATTCGCGAACGGGCGCCGGGGGGCGCCGAAGGTTTTGAATTTCGCACGTGACCGCTGACGATCCGATCGGCTGGATCACGGGCTTGGGGATGCGGCTTGGCTGACATCGGCAAGGACATCGAACGCCCGCTCGGACAGACGCTCCGGGCTCAGCGCCCTGCTTCGCGCCGCATCAGCGCCGGCATGCTCGGCGCGGCGGTCGTCGTCCTCGGAGTGATCGGCATTTCCGGTGCGATCGCATTGCGTGAGAAACCTTTCCGCAAGCCGGACGAGATGGCCGTTTCGACGCCGAAGGTGACCGCGGCGCCAACCCCTGCGCCGGCACCGGCGCCGACGCCGGCTGAAGTGGCGACGGCGAACCCCGGCGCGAGCACGCCGATGAAGAGCGGGGGCCCGCAGATCATCCACGTACAGACCGAAGAGGGCGACGGCCCGCCCAAAGCGGGTATCGTCATCCGCGATCCTTCGGCGCTTGGGCAGAATCTCAAGGTCGCGCACATCCCGGACAGGGCGCTGATCGAGGCCAGCGACAGCGGACCGCTGCCGATCCGTTCCGCCGACGGCAGGCGGCCGTTCGACGTCTATGCGCGGCCGTGGTCCGGCGCGCGCGGCGCGCGCGTGGCGATCGTCATCGGCGGGCTCGCCGTCTCGCAGACCGGCACGCAGGCGGCGATCGCCAAATTGCCGGCCGAGGTGACGCTGGCCTTCGCGCCGCAGGGCAACAGCATCGACCGCTGGATGAAGGCGGCACGCCAAAGCGGACATGAGATCGTCATGCAGATACCGCTCGAGCCGTTCGACTATCCAAACGTCAATCCGGGGCGCAATACGCTGACGGTCTCGGCGAGCCAGGACGAGAACCTGAAGAGCCTGCACTGGGCGCTGTCCAGAACGACCAACTACACCGGCGTCATGAACTATATGGGCGCGCGCTTTTCCGCCGACGCAAACGCAATGGGACCCTTCATGGCCGAGCTCGGCAAGCGCGGCCTTGCCTATGTCGACGATGGCTCGTCGGCGCGGAGCGTCGCGTCCGATCTCGCGCTGAAGGACGGCGTGCCGTTCGTGGGCGGCGACATGGCCATCGACGCGGTGCAGGATCGCGGCGAGATCCTGAAGAAGCTGGACAGCCTCGAGGCGACCGCGCGGGCCAAGGGCACGGCCGTCGGCATCGGCTCGGCCTTCGATATCACCGTCGACACGGTGACGTCCTGGGTCGCCGAGGCGAAGAAGCGCGGCATCGAGATCGTGCCGATCTCGGCTGTCGCCATCGATCCGCAAAAAGGCTAGTCATCGGCTTCTCGCCGATACTGGAATCCGGAAATGTCCAAGAAGATGATCGATCCCGAGACGTTGCCTTATCGTCCCTGCGTCGGACTGATGATCCTCAACCGCGTCGGGCTGGTCTGGGTCGGCCATCGCATCGCCGAGCCGGACAGCGAGTTTTCCGGCACGACGAAACTGTGGCAGATGCCGCAGGGCGGCATCGACGACGGCGAGGAGCCGCTCAACGCAGCGGAGCGGGAGCTCTACGAGGAAACCGGCATGCGCAGCGTGTCGCTGCTGGCCGAGGCGCCGCATTGGATCAATTACGACCTGCCGCCGCATCTGGTCGGCGTCGCCTTCAAGGGGCGCTACCGCGGCCAGACGCAGAAATGGTTCGCCTACCGCTTCGAGGGCGACGAGAGCGAGATCCGGATCAATCCGCCGCCGGGTGGCCACAAGGCCGAATTCGATCAATGGTCATGGCGGCCGATGCGGGAGCTGCCTGACCTCATCGTGCCGTTCAAGCGCCAGGTTTATGAACAGGTTGTGGGGGCTTTCGAGCATCTGGCCGGTTAGCTGCAAGCGTCGTGTGCCGCGGGCGTGTTGGGGTCTTGCGAGCGGATTCGGTTGAGCAACAGTTCGCACCGTTCGGAATCATGCTCTATTGATGCTGATGCGCTTCAAGCAAGAGGCAGGCATGAACGACACATGGCAGGCGCACTTTAACGGGACGTCGGCGCCGCCCCTCACCTGCCTGCCGGCATCCTCTCCCCGTATAGTGACGGGGAGAGGGGCGGTCTCATCGCCGGTTTCGCCAATTGCCAGCGTTGCAGGAAGGGCGCCGAGGTTGCGGCAAGCCCCTTCTCCCCGTCACTATACCCGGCAGGGCGATGAGGGGCGGCGCCGACGTCGGCAA
The window above is part of the Mesorhizobium sp. WSM4904 genome. Proteins encoded here:
- a CDS encoding transcriptional regulator, encoding MAADNSIHVRVGGQLQAHLQQQIGENGLYENASEYIRALIRRDLQTRNEAWDWLKRQLEPGLRAEESEFRAVSAQDVVRRNQGRRL
- a CDS encoding type II toxin-antitoxin system RelE/ParE family toxin, with protein sequence MAGYLFYPPADAAQDHIWSDTVEKWGEAQAIRYIADLHQHLQTLSEVPALWRKLPGNLAIPADLKMDAYFSHYGRHYVFFRKLSGDRIGVISILHDRMDVPVRLAEDLRTLEARSGDS
- a CDS encoding murein hydrolase activator EnvC translates to MSEGWNSRTRAWRSRCGLTLVAALVAFGPAMAAENTLDVAPDPDQSRAEYEQVSREITLSSERLAKLAADVATVKKDHASISAALIQSAMTEQKLGQDIEDIGAKLEGLKTEEEKLHASLVARRDVLAEVLGALQRMGLNPPPAILVKPEDALSSVRSAILLGAVVPELRQQTDRLMADLKEQTRVTASIEAERARLTAAVTEQTAEKKRLTMLLEAKQKLQADTEAALTAEQQRSQQLAARASSLKDLIASLEADKARKAADQAKAGEQKSADGDTTASTTEPADPPVPEGNRLTASAPFAALQGQIALPVIGKIKRRFGTDDGNGAMMQGDMVATQSGAIVTAPADGNVLYAGPFRSYGQLLILNAGDGYHVVLAGMSRISVATGQSVLAGEPIGAMGEARVASTSASQNGNATPELYVEFRKDGKPVDPNPWWAERFSGRT
- a CDS encoding S41 family peptidase, with product MMRKLSLLFAGALMGASAMSLVYGAPGSAANAAGSETYKQLAIFGDIFERVRAQYVTPPDDKSLVENAINGMLASLDPHSSYMNAEQAQDMRVQTKGEFGGLGIEVTMENDLVKVITPIDDTPAAKAGVLAGDYIAKIDGEEVRGLTLNDAVEKMRGPVNTPIKLTILRQGADKPIELTVVRDIIKVKAVKYRVENDVGYMKITSFTEKTYDDLENAIENIKKQVPNDKLKGYVLDLRLNPGGLLDQAVSVSDAFLKRGEIVSTRGRDPKDVTRFDAKPKQNDDINGKPLIVLVNGGSASASEIVAGALQDLRRATVVGTQSFGKGSVQTIIPLGENGALRLTTALYYTPSGKSIQGKGITPDVKVEQPLPPDLQGRDLTRGESDLKGHIKGADESATGSGSAAYVPPEPKDDLQLIYAEQLLRGQKTDPSFPPNPDRAVLNQ
- a CDS encoding divergent polysaccharide deacetylase family protein; its protein translation is MADIGKDIERPLGQTLRAQRPASRRISAGMLGAAVVVLGVIGISGAIALREKPFRKPDEMAVSTPKVTAAPTPAPAPAPTPAEVATANPGASTPMKSGGPQIIHVQTEEGDGPPKAGIVIRDPSALGQNLKVAHIPDRALIEASDSGPLPIRSADGRRPFDVYARPWSGARGARVAIVIGGLAVSQTGTQAAIAKLPAEVTLAFAPQGNSIDRWMKAARQSGHEIVMQIPLEPFDYPNVNPGRNTLTVSASQDENLKSLHWALSRTTNYTGVMNYMGARFSADANAMGPFMAELGKRGLAYVDDGSSARSVASDLALKDGVPFVGGDMAIDAVQDRGEILKKLDSLEATARAKGTAVGIGSAFDITVDTVTSWVAEAKKRGIEIVPISAVAIDPQKG
- a CDS encoding RNA pyrophosphohydrolase, which encodes MSKKMIDPETLPYRPCVGLMILNRVGLVWVGHRIAEPDSEFSGTTKLWQMPQGGIDDGEEPLNAAERELYEETGMRSVSLLAEAPHWINYDLPPHLVGVAFKGRYRGQTQKWFAYRFEGDESEIRINPPPGGHKAEFDQWSWRPMRELPDLIVPFKRQVYEQVVGAFEHLAG